In the Moraxella osloensis genome, ACGCCAAGCCAAAGCCTTGGGCGTGCCTGTGGCTGCTGTGCGTATGCTGGTAGTAACCCTTGTTGCGGTAGTCACGGCAAGCGTTGTAAGCCGCGTGGGCGTTTTAAGTTTTGTGGGCTTGGCTGCGGCAAGTGTCGTTAATGTAGTAGCGATTCGCCCGATTGGGCAACGCTTAATGGCAGGATTTGCCTTTGGGGCGATGTTGTTATGGCTCACTAATAACATTGTGATGCTACTGTCACCCTGGTTCAAACCATTACTTAATATTACGCTGCCTGTGGGGTCGGTCACAGGGATATTAGGTGCCGGGTTGATTATTTGGTTGGTTATTAGACAAAGTAAACAGCCCATGATTGCCGAACAAAGCCCTAGCCTGTTGGCCGGCAAACGCCGATATTTTGGTGGCGGTTTTTGGGCGGTTGCGGTAGGGTTGTTGCTGCTTTTGACGGTGGGTGTATTACATATTTCCCCTGATGCGATGGGCAGTTTTGGGTGGCATACCGAGGTAAGTTTTATCGAGAATTTTCGCCTGCCGCGTACCTTATCGGCAATGGCAACAGGTCTGATGCTGGCTACCGCAGGGGTGCTATTACAAAACTTGACGCGCAATCCGATGGCAAGTCCTGAAGTGATGGGCATCAGTTCAGGTGCAGCATTGGGGGTGGTATTGGTATTCGTGCTTAGTCCAGTGATAGTAGGCACACTGGGACTGGCAACCGATTCTTTTTGGGCATTGGGATTGCCTTTATTGGGCGGACTGTTAGGTGCGGGTTTGGTGTTACTGTTGATTTTGTGGCTTGCTCGTCGGCTATCCTCAAGCTATTTGTTACTCGTGGGTGTGGCGATTTCTGCATTGATGGGTGGCATTTTAACTTTAATCAAACTGTCAGGCGACCCTCGCTTACAAGCGATGCTCAATTGGCTATCGGGCACAACATATCATGCTTATCCTGTGACGGCGTGGGCATTAATGGTCATTGGTACAGGGTTATTTTTACTCAGTTTTTTGGTACTAAAGCCGCTTAGGGTGATTAGCCTAGATGAAACGATGGCTCGCAGTTTGGGCGTATCAGTAAAACGTAGCGAAATACTGATTTTTAGCCTTGTAGCGGTGTTAAGCACTGTTTCGACACTGGCGGTTGGACCGCTAAGTTTTATTGGATTGATG is a window encoding:
- the fhuB gene encoding Fe(3+)-hydroxamate ABC transporter permease FhuB — protein: MGNKTRLQHNQRDNQRITKPFNAPACWLFSGLLSLVLMTTALVVKTTWHDSLGLLFARSQSLTLAQMVAQLQILPTMLVAIFAGGLLGVVSVLLQQLVKNTLASDSTLAVGTGAQLALLIVTLFFPSFGLYGSFWVAFGGALLSMGLVFAIAAKSRMNPVVLILGGLVANILFSAISSLLMIFFSERVMGVMAWESGNLTQTSWQNSQFFVLISLILPVILLFLVKPLTIMSLDERQAKALGVPVAAVRMLVVTLVAVVTASVVSRVGVLSFVGLAAASVVNVVAIRPIGQRLMAGFAFGAMLLWLTNNIVMLLSPWFKPLLNITLPVGSVTGILGAGLIIWLVIRQSKQPMIAEQSPSLLAGKRRYFGGGFWAVAVGLLLLLTVGVLHISPDAMGSFGWHTEVSFIENFRLPRTLSAMATGLMLATAGVLLQNLTRNPMASPEVMGISSGAALGVVLVFVLSPVIVGTLGLATDSFWALGLPLLGGLLGAGLVLLLILWLARRLSSSYLLLVGVAISALMGGILTLIKLSGDPRLQAMLNWLSGTTYHAYPVTAWALMVIGTGLFLLSFLVLKPLRVISLDETMARSLGVSVKRSEILIFSLVAVLSTVSTLAVGPLSFIGLMTPHLAKTLGAVQLPQQLALSALLGAGLMLIADWVGRYAIFPYEIPAGTIASIVGGLYFLWLMKGMKN